Proteins from a single region of Mytilus trossulus isolate FHL-02 chromosome 2, PNRI_Mtr1.1.1.hap1, whole genome shotgun sequence:
- the LOC134705923 gene encoding uncharacterized protein LOC134705923 yields the protein MTYNLDVKTALEIFEQSKSQDEVYLIEKLASVANIDSSSISKNALISKLYRYRSKIKAKRGKFKIEFENDLFSIPVATNTSSFKSKGKLHNFEIAAYENTCVSIASDLHNEQVQSKLDLESLKNKHEHEIKQIKYRHLKELSSLKRSHAQDTNTSTKKLKLAIKKSDKKTLLESNKKQKSVEKLKEVMKSKTDLTYKHILLQRQLARYKSKKHKQKIGTKLGKLVIQEKKKVTKYISEVETLKLDNMKLKAKIIEQQDKITTIEHQLHSMEEKESLTDLETSIRSISEERDYLHTLLLDNSELSLFDVENNRYTPQTRQCIMNLTSHNVSSENVGPVIKQVLKLANKCPNAVPSRKTVDNIIAEKIAIGQKQIGTTLIGQKITCLYGDETRKFGKTYQTFLLSDENKNVYFLGLRDMLDKAGSTTLDVFKNILDDISDICEQNRQKNIISPGHSILCNIRDFMSDRAQTNIAFNDLLEQYRLDIMPNFISNWNKLSDAERSMTSKVNICFCGLHLLVNFAECLSPILKLFEKMQETESSLQDNFSDEDEAPEIQVFSTDSKTRSFLRFCGKCFGRGVDEKSGCYSSFRTHVENENEKVLFVDFRGNRFNIIFLMGQIAYYHHPRILNFFESVHGAKNKLHKLTLQLVKKTYIIACCKVLGLISKLITAPLWRLIESNKHVLHLNENYFALLQYIERMSKDANSFVSGEEYPFSDDLMEKDKKFYNLIQPVNGIDEKACAFAQMAFKGLHGVLERAMKEQLPG from the coding sequence ATGACTTATAATTTAGATGTTAAAACTGCGTTAGAAATATTTGAGCAGAGTAAGTCTCAAGATGAAgtatatttaattgaaaaacttGCATCTGTTGCTAACATTGACAGTTCATCCATTAGTAAAAATGCACTTATTTCCAAACTGTATCGTTATCGGTCTAAAATAAAAGCGAAaagaggaaaatttaaaattgagtttgaaaatgatttattttctatacCTGTCGCAACCAACACATCCTCTTTTAAAAGTAAAGGCAAACTGCATAATTTTGAAATAGCTGCCTATGAAAATACATGTGTAAGTATAGCCTCAGATTTACACAATGAACAAGTTCAGTCAAAACTAGATTTAGAGAgtctgaaaaacaaacatgaacatgagataaaacaaataaaatataggcATTTGAAGGAATTATCATCATTAAAAAGGTCTCATGCTCAAGatacaaacacatcaacaaagAAGCTAAAAttagcaattaaaaaaagtgacaaaaaaaCACTTCTGGAGtcaaacaaaaagcaaaaatctGTAGAAAAATTAAAGGAGGTAATGAAATCAAAGACAGATTTAACATACAAGCATATCCTGTTACAGAGACAATTGGCACGgtataaaagtaaaaagcaTAAGCAAAAAATCGGTACAAAATTGGGCAAACTTGtaattcaagaaaaaaagaaagtaacaaaatatattagTGAGGTTGAAACTTTGAAACTTGATAACATGAAACTCAAAGCCAAAATTATTGAACAGCAAGACAAAATTACAACCATTGAGCATCAACTACATTCTATGGAGGAAAAAGAGTCCTTGACAGATCTTGAAACTAGCATCAGAAGTATTAGTGAAGAACGTGACTACTTGCACACACTTTTGCTGGACAATTCAGAATTGAGCCTTTTTGATGTAGAAAATAATAGGTACACTCCACAGACTCGACAATGTATTATGAATTTAACCTCCCATAATGTATCTTCTGAAAATGTTGGACCAGTAATAAAACAAGTATTGAAACTTGCAAATAAATGCCCAAATGCTGTACCATCCCGAAAAACTGTTGACAATATAATTGCAGAGAAAATTGCCATTGGTCAAAAACAGATAGGGACAACACTTATTGGACAAAAAATCACATGTTTGTATGGCGATGAGACTAGAAAATTTGGCAAGACTTATCAAACTTTTTTGCTTAGTGacgaaaacaaaaatgtgtactttcTTGGGTTAAGGGACATGTTAGATAAGGCTGGAAGTACGACATTGGAtgtatttaaaaacatactTGACGACATATCTGatatatgtgaacaaaacagacaaaaaaatataatatctcCAGGGCATAGTATTTTATGCAACATTCGGGACTTTATGTCTGACAGAGCGCAAACTAATATTGCTTTTAATGACCTTCTTGAGCAGTATAGATTAGACATCATGCCAAACTTTATTAGTAATTGGAACAAATTATCAGATGCTGAAAGATCAATGACATCTAAagttaacatttgtttttgtggGCTACATTTGTTAGTCAATTTTGCTGAGTGTCTGTCTcctattttaaagttatttgaaaaaatgcaAGAAACTGAGTCTTCTTTACAAGACAATTTTTCAGATGAAGATGAAGCACCAGAAATCCAAGTATTCTCTACTGATTCTAAAACAAGATCTTTTTTGCGTTTTTGTGGTAAATGTTTTGGTCGTGGTGTAGACGAAAAAAGTGGTTGTTACAGCTCTTTCCGAACACATGTAGAGAACGAAAACGAGAAAGTCCTGTTTGTTGATTTTCGTGGAAATagatttaatattatatttttaatgggaCAAATTGCCTATTATCATCATCCAAGGATACTTAATTTCTTCGAAAGTGTACATGGAGCAAAAAACAAACTGCACAAACTAACATTACAACttgtgaaaaaaacatacataattGCTTGCTGTAAAGTTTTGGggttaatttcaaaattaattactGCTCCTCTTTGGAGGTTAATTGAAAGCAATAAACATGTGTTACACTTAAATGAAAACTATTTTGCACTTTTGCAATATATAGAGAGAATGAGTAAAGATGCAAattcatttgttagtggagAAGAATATCCGTTCTCTGATGATCTCAtggaaaaagacaaaaaattttATAACCTTATCCAACCTGTAAATGGCATTGATGAAAAGGCATGTGCTTTTGCACAAATGGCATTTAAAGGATTACATGGCGTACTTGAAAGGGCAATGAAGGAGCAACTGCCTGGTTGA